A DNA window from Castanea sativa cultivar Marrone di Chiusa Pesio chromosome 7, ASM4071231v1 contains the following coding sequences:
- the LOC142642881 gene encoding uncharacterized protein LOC142642881 — protein sequence MDSSGTTLMDLITADPTPAPAPASAASAPSSTAATQAPTALGKPAGERRSKRSALMQIHSDTVSAAKAALHPVRTNIMPQKHQRKKPVSYSQLARSIHELAATSDQKSSQKQLLHHVFPKLAVYNSVDPSLAPSLLMLNQQCEDRSVLRYVYYYLARILSDTGAQGLSTGGGIPTPNWDALADIDAVGGVTRADVVPRIVEQLTAEASNADVEFHARRLQALKALTYATSSNSDILSRLYEIVFGILDQVADGPQKRKKGMFGTKGGDKEFVIRSNLQYAALSALRRLPLDPGNPSFLHRAAQGVSFADPVAVRHSLEILSELALRDPYAVAMALGKLAQPGGALQDVLHLHDVLARVSLARLCHTIARARALDERPDIKSQFNSVLYQLLLDPSERVCFEAILCVLGKSDNTERTEERAAGWYRLTREILKLPEAPSVSSKEASKEKSQKAKRPQPLIKLVMRRLESSFRSFSRPVLHTAARVVQEMGKSRAAAFAVGLQDIDEGVHVNSFAETADSHDSDSNENSHPEGTRKASSISNGTGGKDTIAGLLASLMEVVRTTVACECVYVRAMVIKALIWMQSPHDSFDELESIIASELSDPAWPATLLNDILLTLHARFKATPDMAVTLLEIARVFATKVPGKIDADVLQLLWKTCLVGAGPDGKHTALEAVTIVLDLPPPQPGSMLGLTSVDSVSASDPKAALALQRLVQAAVWFLGENANYAASEYAWESATPPGTALMMLDADKMVAAASSRNPTLAGALTRLQRCAFSGSWEIRIIAAQALTTMAIRSGEPFRLQIYEFLHTLAQGGLQSQFSEMHLSNGEDQGASGTGIGVLISPMIKVLDEMYRAQDDLIKEIRNHDNAKKEWTDEELKKLYETHERLLDLVSLFCYVPRAKYLPLGPISAKLLDIYCTRHNISASTGLSDPAVATGISDLVYESKPAPAEPDALDDDLVNAWAANLGDDDLLGNNAPAMNRVNEFLAGVGTDAPDVDEENIIARPSVSYDDMWAKTLLETTELEEDDARSSGTSSPESTGSVESSISSHFGGMNYPSLFSSKPTTYGASQTSERPMASRFSNPSTGVTSMYEGVNSPIREEPPPYSFESYENPLAGRGSQSFGSQEEERASSGNPKFGTALYDFTAGGDDELNLTAGEEVEIEDEVDGWFYVKKKRPGRDGKMAGLVPVLYVNQS from the exons ATG GACTCGTCGGGTACGACACTGATGGATCTGATAACGGCGGACCCGACTCCGGCTCCGGCTCCGGCGTCGGCAGCTTCGGCACCGTCTTCGACGGCGGCGACTCAGGCTCCGACGGCTCTGGGGAAGCCTGCCGGGGAGAGGAGGTCGAAGCGATCGGCGCTGATGCAGATCCATAGCGACACCGTTTCGGCTGCTAAGGCTGCTCTCCATCCTGTCCGTACCAATATCATGCCTCAGAAGCATCAGAGAAAGAAG CCTGTTTCATATTCGCAACTTGCTAGGAGTATTCATGAACTGGCTGCCACGTCTGATCAA AAAAGTTCTCAGAAGCAGTTGCTGCATCATGTGTTTCCCAAACTTGCTGTGTACAATTCTGTTGACCCTTCGTTGGCGCCATCTCTACTCATG CTCAATCAGCAGTGTGAAGATAGGAGTGTCCTACGGTATGTCTACTATTACTTGGCCAGAATTTTATCAGATACAGGAGCACAAGGTTTAAGCACAGGTGGTGGGATTCCTACTCCAAATTGGGATGCTCTGGCTGACATTGATGCTGTTGGGGGGGTGACTAGAGCTGATGTTGTACCCCGAATAGTAGAACAGCTTACAGCAGAAGCCTCGAATGCTGATGTTGAAT TTCATGCACGGAGATTGCAAGCTTTAAAGGCTCTTACATATGCTACTTCAAGCAACTCTGATATTTTGTCCAGATTGTACGAAATTGTATTTGGCATACTTGATCAG gTTGCTGATGGCCCGCAAAAACGTAAGAAGGGCATGTTTGGGACTAAAGGCGGTGATAAGGAG tttgtcATTCGGAGTAATTTGCAATATGCTGCACTGAGTGCTTTGAGAAGACTTCCTCTGGATCCTGGAAATCCGTCATTTCTACATCGTGCTGCACAGGG GGTTTCATTTGCTGATCCTGTTGCTGTGAGGCATTCATTGGAAATTCTCTCTGAATTAGCTCTTAGGGACCCTTATGCAGTGGCAATGGCCTTAG GAAAGCTTGCACAGCCTGGAG GTGCTTTGCAGGATGTTCTCCATTTGCACGATGTTCTTGCCAGAGTTTCACTTGCCAGGTTGTGCCATACAATAGCTAGAGCTCGAGCACTAGATG AGAGGCCGGATATTAAATCTCAATTCAACTCGGTGCTATATCAACTCCTTCTGGATCCTAGCGAGCGAGTCTGTTTTGAGGCAATCTTATGTGTATTGGGAAAGAGCGACAACACAGAGAG GACTGAAGAGCGAGCTGCTGGGTGGTATCGTTTAACGCGAGAGATTCTTAAGTTGCCAGAAGCACCATCTGTATCATCGAAGGAAGCTTCCAAAGAAAAATCTCAAAAGGCAAAGCGTCCACAACCCCTTATTAAACTTGTAATGAGAAG GTTGGAGAGTTCTTTCCGTAGTTTCTCTAGGCCAGTACTTCATACGGCAGCAAGAGTTGTGCAGGAGATGGGAAAAAGTCGGGCTGCAGCTTTTGCTGTAGGCTTACAGGATATTGATGAAGGAGTTCATGTTAATTCATTTGCTGAGACTGCAGACTCCCACGATTCAGATTCTAATGAGAACTCACACCCcgaag GTACCCGAAAAGCGTCTTCTATATCTAATGGAACAGGTGGCAAGGATACAATTGCAGGTTTACTAGCTTCATTGATGGAAGTAGTGCGTACAACAGTAGCATGCGAATGTGTTTATGTTCGAGCAATGGTGATCAAGGCATTGATATGGATGCAAAGTCCACATGATTCATTTGATGAACTAGAATCAATTATTGCATCAGAGCTCTCAGATCCAGCGTGGCCAGCAACGCTATTGAATGATATTTTACTCACCTTGCATGCTCGTTTCAAG GCAACTCCAGATATGGCTGTCACTCTTCTTGAAATTGCGAGGGTTTTTGCTACTAAAGTTCCTGGGAAGATCGATGCTGATGTGTTGCAACTACTATGGAAA ACATGCCTTGTTGGAGCTGGCCCTGATGGAAAGCACACAGCTTTAGAGGCAGTCACTATAGTTCTTGATCTGCCACCACCTCAACCAGGGTCAATGTTGGGGCTTACTTCAGTTGACAGTGTTTCTGCATCTGATCCAAAGGCGGCTCTGGCCTTACAGAGGCTAGTACAAGCAGCA GTATGGTTTCTTGGAGAAAATGCAAATTATGCTGCTTCTGAGTATGCTTGGGAATCTGCAACCCCACCTGGTACAGCATTGATGATGTTAGATGCAGATAAAATGGTCGCTGCTGCCAGTTCACGTAACCCTACTCTAGCTGGTGCATTGACTCGACTTCAGAGGTGTGCTTTCAGTGGCAGCTGGGAG ATTCGAATCATTGCTGCTCAAGCTCTTACAACCATGGCAATCAGGTCTGGTGAGCCTTTTAGGCTACAGATCTATGAATTCTTACACACTTTAGCCCAGGGTGGTTTGCAGTCTCAATTTTCAGAGATGCATCTCAGTAATGGGGAAGATCAAGGGGCCAGTGGCACAGGCATTGGAGTTTTAATAAGTCCTATGATAAAGGTTCTAGATGAAATGTACAGAGCGCAAGATGATTTGATCAA GGAAATACGGAATCATGACAATGCTAAAAAAGAATGGACAGATGAAGAACTCAAGAAACTTTATGAAACCCATGAGAGGTTGCTAGATCTTGTTTCCTTGTTTTGTTATGTTCCAAGAGCAAAGTATCTACCTTTGGGGCCAATAAG TGCAAAACTTCTTGACATTTACTGCACACGGCACAATATAAGTGCATCAACTGGTTTGAGTGATCCTGCTGTTGCTACTGGAATTTCTGACCTTGTCTATGAGTCTAAACCTGCACCTGCTGAGCCTGATGCACTTGATGATGACCTAGTAAATGCTTGGGCAGCAAACCTTGGTGATGATGACTTGTTGGGAAACAATGCACCAGCAATGAACAGA GTTAATGAATTTCTTGCCGGTGTTGGAACGGATGCTCCTGATGTTGATGAGGAGAACATCATTGCTAGACCTTCAGTTAGTTATGATGATATGTGGGCAAAGACACTTTTAGAAACTACAGAACTAGAG GAAGATGATGCAAGGTCATCTGGGACATCTTCACCAGAGTCAACAGGATCAGTTGAATCTTCTATATCATCCCACTTTGGTGGAATGAACTACCCTTCATTATTCAGTTCAAAGCCCACCACATATGGGGCTTCACAAACTTCG GAGAGGCCAATGGCGAGCAGGTTTAGCAATCCATCAACAGGTGTTACCTCTATGTATGAGGGTGTAAATTCTCCG ATTAGAGAAGAGCCTCCTCCATACTCATTTGAGTCATATGAGAACCCCTTAGCTGGGCGTGGATCCCAGAGTTTTGGGTCCCAGGAAGAGGAACGAGCTTCATCTGGAAATCCAAAGTTTGGAACGGCACTCTATGACTTCACTGCAGGTGGAGATGATGAG TTAAATTTAACAGCAGGAGAAGAGGTAGAAATCGAGGACGAAGTGGATGGTTGGTTCTAT GTGAAGAAGAAACGCCCTGGGAGGGATGGCAAGATGGCTGGGTTGGTGCCAGTCTTATATGTTAATCAATCTTGA